The following are encoded in a window of Flavobacterium psychrotrophum genomic DNA:
- the bglX gene encoding beta-glucosidase BglX yields MKKIVTLLLVAASAISLKAQAPKDPKMDAFINNLMSKMTVEEKIGQLNLPSEGDIITGLGSNSGIADKIRKGQVGGMFNIKGVAKIKEIQRIAVTESRMKIPMLFGMDVIHGYESVFPIPLGIACTWDMNAIEQSAQIAAKEASADGINWTFSPMVDIARDPRWGRVSEGSGEDPFLGGQIAKAMVRGYQGKDNSFSQNSNILACVKHFALYGAGEAGRDYNTADMSHVRMYNEYFYPYKAAVEQGVASVMASFNVVDAVPAHANKWLLTDVLRKQWDFQGFTVADYQGVGEITSHGLGDLQQASVLALKAGLDMDMVAEGFVGTLPASLKEGKVTEAQIDQACRRILEAKYRLGLFKDPYKFCDDKRAKKEIYNKEHRAAARKTASQSFVLLKNEGNILPIDRKKTIAVIGPLANSGSNMVGTWSVAAKLEKPLTLVEGLKEVGGKEAKILYAVGSNLLADAKMQQDATMFGRDIPRDNRTEEELTKEALDIASKADVIVAAMGEASEMSGESSSRTDIGIPEVQKRLLAKLLQTGKPVVLVLFAGRPMTLVWEQENVPSILNVWFGGTEAAQAIADVVFGDVNPSGKLVSTFPRSVAQIPLYYNHLNTGRPASDKGFEKFRSNYMDEKNAPLYPFGYGLSYTTFEYSDITLSSNKMAKGNDITATVTVKNTGKKDGAEVVQLYIRDLVASISRPVKELKGFEKIVLKAGESKTVTFKITEDLLKFYNSNLEYASEPGEFQLMIGTSSDSVKNINFNLK; encoded by the coding sequence ATGAAAAAAATTGTAACATTATTATTGGTGGCTGCCTCGGCGATATCGCTAAAGGCACAGGCACCAAAAGACCCGAAAATGGATGCGTTCATCAACAACCTGATGAGCAAAATGACGGTAGAAGAAAAAATAGGGCAGCTTAACTTACCCAGCGAAGGCGACATTATTACAGGCCTTGGCAGCAATAGTGGCATTGCCGATAAAATACGCAAAGGCCAGGTAGGGGGTATGTTCAATATTAAAGGTGTTGCCAAGATAAAAGAGATACAACGAATAGCCGTAACTGAGAGCCGCATGAAAATTCCCATGCTGTTTGGTATGGATGTAATACACGGGTATGAGTCGGTTTTTCCTATCCCATTAGGCATCGCCTGTACCTGGGATATGAATGCCATAGAGCAATCTGCCCAGATTGCCGCTAAAGAGGCCAGCGCTGATGGTATTAACTGGACGTTTAGCCCTATGGTAGATATTGCCCGAGACCCGCGTTGGGGCCGTGTGTCTGAAGGTAGTGGTGAAGACCCGTTCCTTGGAGGCCAGATTGCCAAAGCTATGGTTAGGGGTTACCAGGGCAAAGACAATTCATTTTCTCAAAACTCAAATATACTTGCCTGTGTAAAGCACTTTGCGCTTTATGGTGCAGGAGAAGCGGGTCGTGATTATAATACTGCAGATATGAGCCATGTAAGGATGTACAACGAATATTTTTACCCGTATAAAGCTGCTGTAGAGCAGGGGGTAGCTAGTGTTATGGCATCTTTTAACGTGGTAGATGCAGTGCCAGCACACGCTAATAAGTGGCTGCTTACAGATGTGCTGCGTAAGCAATGGGATTTTCAGGGCTTTACAGTAGCCGATTATCAGGGTGTGGGCGAAATTACCAGCCATGGCCTGGGCGATTTGCAACAGGCATCGGTACTGGCGCTTAAGGCAGGCCTTGATATGGATATGGTAGCCGAAGGATTTGTGGGTACACTGCCTGCTTCCCTAAAAGAAGGCAAAGTAACGGAAGCACAAATAGACCAGGCGTGCCGCCGTATACTGGAGGCAAAATACAGGCTTGGGCTTTTTAAAGATCCGTATAAATTTTGCGATGATAAAAGAGCCAAAAAAGAAATTTATAATAAAGAACACAGGGCTGCAGCAAGAAAAACGGCTTCACAAAGTTTTGTACTGCTTAAAAACGAAGGTAATATACTGCCGATAGATCGTAAAAAAACCATTGCTGTTATAGGCCCATTGGCTAATTCAGGCTCAAACATGGTAGGTACCTGGAGTGTGGCTGCCAAACTTGAAAAACCACTAACACTTGTTGAGGGTTTAAAAGAAGTAGGAGGCAAAGAAGCTAAAATACTATATGCGGTAGGATCTAACCTTTTGGCAGATGCTAAAATGCAGCAGGATGCCACGATGTTTGGCAGGGATATTCCGCGTGATAACAGGACAGAGGAAGAACTGACTAAAGAAGCCCTTGACATTGCCTCTAAAGCCGATGTTATTGTTGCGGCTATGGGCGAAGCTTCTGAAATGAGTGGCGAATCAAGCAGCCGTACTGATATTGGCATACCGGAGGTACAAAAAAGGTTGCTGGCAAAACTGCTGCAAACCGGTAAGCCGGTGGTATTGGTTCTTTTTGCAGGCCGCCCCATGACGCTTGTTTGGGAGCAGGAAAATGTGCCGTCTATTCTTAATGTATGGTTTGGTGGTACAGAGGCTGCACAGGCTATTGCAGATGTGGTGTTTGGCGATGTAAACCCTAGTGGTAAACTGGTTTCAACTTTCCCAAGGAGTGTAGCGCAAATTCCGTTGTACTATAACCACCTTAATACAGGCAGGCCGGCATCTGATAAAGGCTTTGAAAAATTCAGGAGCAATTACATGGATGAGAAGAACGCACCGCTGTATCCGTTTGGTTACGGGTTAAGTTATACTACTTTTGAATATAGCGATATAACATTGAGCAGCAATAAAATGGCTAAAGGCAATGATATAACCGCAACAGTAACCGTTAAAAACACAGGTAAAAAAGACGGTGCCGAAGTAGTGCAGCTGTATATAAGAGATCTTGTTGCCAGCATATCAAGACCGGTAAAAGAGCTTAAGGGCTTTGAAAAGATAGTGCTTAAAGCAGGCGAATCTAAAACCGTTACCTTTAAAATAACTGAAGACCTGCTTAAATTTTATAACTCAAACCTGGAGTATGCAAGCGAGCCTGGTGAATTCCAGCTGATGATAGGTACAAGCAGCGACAGCGTAAAGAACATTAACTTTAACCTCAAATAA